GACTATATCATTAAGGGGCTGTGTACTTGTAATTCAATATTGATTACTGTAGAATAGCCAATGATATTTCTTTTGGGACTTATAGTTTCTATTCGGCCTAACAGTACATTAAGTATATCATGATGTAAAGATACTTCAGTTTCAGTTGTAACAATTACAACAGTGACTACATTATTAAAtggtattttatttcttttgggACTGATGAACTGATAATGATGAATATCAGTTCATAATCATTatgatgtgtttttctaaataatatttaaatatgatatgAGTTTAGCAATGAGGCTTAAATGAATACATCAAACTCCAGGTTTTTCTTCATCCCTTATGAATAACAGTCTctgtatttcagtttttctctgaTATTCAAAATTTGATTCATAATAATCTGACCTATcctaaagacattttaaattctAATTATACCTTTTTAGCTTTTTCCAggttttcttcttgttttgacTTACCTCTAATAGCTTTATTTCTTACCAATGTCCCTCCGTCCTCTCTCAGTGCCTTCAGCGACTCCACAGCATGCTGCCTGGGAGAGCGGCTAATGTCCGGCACTGTATCCTGACGAGCCGCTGGCTGCCCGCGGTCCTggcactgctcctcctcctctcctccagcctcagcGGCGCTCACAGCACCACGGTGGAGCACGACTTCCACATCGTTCACAATGTGGACAACAGAAGTAAGACctggaatttgttttttatgtctTTCCATGTCTATTCCTATcatttttcaaatgaattaaCTGACTGATATTCATTCTACTATTAAACTTTCCAACTGAGACACTGGTTTTCAAAAGCCTGTCTTAATCTCAAGGGATCATTGACTGTATTTGAATATTAATAGACTTGAGATGCTCTTCGTCTTATTTGTCTCAATTCATAAAATCTTTGTAGTTATTGGGATTATATATAAGAGTAAATGCTTTTTTAATATACTATTTTCTTTATAATCGTTTTCTCTTGAATACACAATTTATAATCTTTCAAGAGTAGTTATGAACCAAATTGTtggaattatttaaaataaatattgcaataaatatgacaataatgttctAGTAATCATTGGGATCCCCTTTATTCTCATTCAAATGAATATTTTCCATATGGAGTCATTTGAGGCATCAGAATCTTTGTAAAAACCAATGCTAAAAGTGTCCATATGTTTGACTAAGAAATGTTTCAtgccatcatttatttttagtaGCCTGCTACAAAATAAACCGACCATCATAATATCATTGTGTTTGTGGTAGtcattttggtcttttcattaTACTTGAATGCTTGCTTTGATATATAATGATGACCgtacttgtgtctgtgtgatccAGGTCCAGAGATAGACCCGTTCTGGTACGTAGGGCGCGGGGTGAGACCCATCGGCCGATTCGGGAAGAGGCACAGCGGCGGGATGCAGCCGGTGCTCAGGACGCTGGAGCTGCTCCTCAACAGCCTCAGAAACAGGGAGAACCTGGAGAAAGCACTGGACGGAGAAGACAGGGATTGGCTACCATGACAgcgtgtgtccccccccccccttcaaatcATAAACTCtatgtttattttgatttaagTTACTGACTCTGTATTTGTCTCTGGTGTCTTTTCTGGGGCCTTGGTTGACATTAAATCCCTCTTCAAATCTTTTTGTACATAAACATGTATTCTATATTGTTTAATAAATAGGAATGTTGTGATTATATGTGTGATCTTCCTGGATTTGCTGGTGCACAACAAACATCTTCTTTCAAAAGAAGCTTTAGGTTTGCAAATTGTATTCATTTCATGGACACTTTTTCTCAGTGTACTGTGGCACGTAGAGAATCTGTATCTTTTGCACATTTATAGTTTCCCCAACGTAATAATTGCAACAAACGATTGCACGTAAAAATGGAGCCGTGCACAGTAAACCTCTTCATGGCCTTTCAAACTGTATTAAACATGAATAACAGTAGTTTTATCTTTATCTGTGTGAATCTCTTTCTTTGTGAGTATCTGGGGCACAGTTAGAAAATGTGATGTCCTGTGTGTATCCAGCCTCGTATACGCATCAGTCCCTTGCGCAAGACACTACAGTTAGGTCAGCTATGAATGAGCAATACACACATTACTCTATATCATATACATCTtttcacacatatacatatattaacaAATTCTAAATTGAGAAAAAACATCCAGCCAGACTCCTCAACAAATCTACTCCAAAACCATATTACTCAGATTATAGTTTCTCTTCATTGGCTTCCAGTAAAATTCTGAATTTGTTTGAAGATTTTATCACTGACTTTCAAGGCCCATTCATTCTAAGCTTGCACCTCAGTACATTTCAGATCTTTTGTCCTAACCTGAGGTCCTCAGTGAAGTTCCTATTGTCCAACCCACAGTCCTGAGGACCAGAGGTGGCCGTGCCTTCATGCCCCCACTCTGAAGAGCAACCTCCCTGAGGTGTGCTATCTCCTAGTTCTGTTTTCACAAACTATTTTAAACGGTTTAGCTTTAACCCATGTCCAGATTAAAGTTACAGTAAATTAGAATGAAGCTGAGTGGAACTGAACTGGGTACTTAGTTTCTGCTGTTCCTGTAGGTCCTGTGAAGCAGCTGTGGTGGAAAGAAATTCAAACACAGGAGGCTGAAGacacaaatagaaaatagaacTGGTGCAACATCAGTAAAGGTGCTACAGGCAGATTATTTTACTTAATTGAAACATATTAACTCCTGGACCGTATTTACACTAACAGGAAATAAAGCAGCCTGGATTAAACCAGATGAATTTACTGTTTGTGCGATGGATTCATCAGAAATGACTTCATCATGTTGTGTCTTTGACTGAAAAGCTTCCTCCTTCAGTCTGAAGCTTCAGGTAAAGATCCGGTGAAACTCTGGATGACTGGAAGAAAAACCTTCCATTCAAACAGACTGCACATTGTTGCGGTTTTACCTCACGGTTGAATCTTAAATCTAACCCTCCGCTGGCTTGGTCCATGCAGCCATGTCTTCGAAAGCACATTCGGCAGAAGGTCTGTCcacaattaaaatgttcagcAC
The window above is part of the Platichthys flesus chromosome 21, fPlaFle2.1, whole genome shotgun sequence genome. Proteins encoded here:
- the prlh2 gene encoding prolactin releasing hormone 2; translated protein: MLPGRAANVRHCILTSRWLPAVLALLLLLSSSLSGAHSTTVEHDFHIVHNVDNRSPEIDPFWYVGRGVRPIGRFGKRHSGGMQPVLRTLELLLNSLRNRENLEKALDGEDRDWLP